The stretch of DNA GCTTATAGAGATGAACTTGTACTATTATTGCTTGTAAAGTTGATACAATCTTAAAGATGATTACAAATATTTGGAGAATTTATGAAGTAAGAAGATATAGAAATAGAGAGAGCTTTTGAGCTTTCAAGTTTTTGATGCCTTGGAATGAATTGGGCCTTTGGTATTTATAGACCCCAAATGATTACTATTTGGTTACTATTTGCCGACAGTACTGTTTTCTTTTACTGTTTGCCGACATTTACTATTTTGCCGGCATTTACTGTTTGCTTTTACTGTTTGTTGACATTTActgtttcctttttttttacagaaatcattttctttttaactgGGCTTTTTACCTTGAGCTCATATACTTGTTCTTATTGTTATTACATTTCAAAAGGTCTTGATAATCTTGAAAATAATGATTTCTGTAAACAAAAAGGCAAACAGTAAATATCGGCAAACAGTAAAAGCGAACAGTAAATGTCGGCAAAACAGTAAATATCGACAAACAATACTGTCGACAAATAATAACCAAATAGTAATCATTTGGGGTCTATAAATACGAAAGACCTCATTCATTCCATGACATCAAAAACTTGAAAGCTCAAAAGTTCTCTCTACTtctatatctttttaatatatatattattgttattagatGTGTTTATTCAACTCTATTATTAGTTTATTGAAGAGTACACAATTAGAGTGTATATACATCTTATAAAGTAACGCTGGTTGAcacaaaaaaggaaagaaatgaaCCCAAATATCCATCACCCTGTTAATATTGAGTCATCAACACCCGTATATATCATATCACAGTGCTCTTGAACGAGGTGCAATTTTCAATCCTGAATAATGCTTTTGTAAATCAGAGTATTGCTATTTAAGCTCTAAATGCAAAACAAGTTTTTCATCCAAAAAatgtttttgtatttaatttattaactatttaGATGAaagtttcattatttctttaagggaaaaacggaaaaaaaagaagataaaaaataaaaaaataggggGAAAAATGGTATTAAAGGGTCACACTAAAAGCTGTAGTATTCAGTATTTACAATGGTAAAATGTGGAGATAAATATTTAGAGCTTGGTACTTCTTTCTTGGCTGGTTTTTATGATATTTCCATTTCATCTTATTGCTCTCAGAATTCCCCCACTTTTATCACTATTAACCCTTGTAGTTTTAGTATTCTTTGGCTTATCACCAAGATCAAGTGCTTCATTCTCAAAAAGCTTATTAAGCTTTGGATCTTGCAAACATCCTTTTGAAATCATCTCCTCATAGAAATCCCTTGCCTTGATGAACCACCTACACTTTACAAGCCCCTCTACCATTGTTCTGTAATGCATACAATTTGGCACCACACCATATACCACCATTTCCATCCATATTTTCAGCGCATTTACCGGTTGCTTCAACTTGAAGAACTTTGCCAGAATTAAAAGAAAGGAATCCTCATTTGGACTCAATCCAGAACCTTTCATCCTGCTCAGAAATTCTAATGTTCCTTGATAATCCGTTCCCTCAAAAAATGCATGGTAGGTCTCAATGGTTGGACTGACTTTCTCTTTCACCATTTCGTTTAATATAATTCTTGCCTCTGCTAACTTTCCAGCTTCACAAAGAGGTTGTATCATGGAATTAAAGGTGGCAGAGTTTGGCTGCAAACCTTCTTCTTTCAACCTATCTACAAACTTTACAGCTTCCTTCAGGCAATTTTCGCGAGTTAAAACATATACCAATGAATTGTAAACCATTATCCCAGGAATCCACCCCCTCTTCTTCATCTGATCATAGAGCCTAAGAGAGTCAAAAAGATTCCCAGTTTTTGAAAAGCAGGAAATCATGTGGCTATATGAAACACCATCTGGAGTAATGCAGTAGTTTGACATTTCTCTCCAAACTCTTTTTGCTTCAAAAACATCACATGTTATGTTACACCATCCATTAAGAATAATGTTAAAGCTCTCAGTTTCAAGTGGGAAGAGTTTCTTATTTACAAGCATAAACTCTTCAGCCTCTTCAACATTCCCATGTCTGCAAAGAGCATTCAAGAGAGAATGGAATGCTTCCTGATCAGGAGTCAATCTGAATTTCTCCATAAAGTTGAATGTTTGAATGGCCTTGCCTGAGTTATTAGCAGCTGCATATCTGATTGgaagcaaaacaaaaaaaaattgaaaaagccTCAGCTACAAGCTAATCAAATCATTAAGAAGATGAATTAACATTACACCTATACCTGTCAATCATAATAAGCATAGCAAGACGTGTGGAGAGAGAAGAGCGTTGCATATCTCGAATGATGCACCAAGCAGGGGAGAATTTTGAATGAGTTCCCAGAACCCATATCATCAAGTTGCAAACTTTCTCATCAAAGCAATGAAATTTACCGCCCCAATTGAAGGCAACAAGTGCAGGCTTCCATTGTTCCCTCAACGCCCAAATTGCACAGCATATCAAATCCTTACTTGCTTCGAAACCTGAGTGGTCAAGATGGGTGGCTGCCTCTGCTTGCGACGAAAAGGTGGCGACCTTTTTGAGCAACTCGAGGAATTGAGGCGGAGGCGGATGTTGTGGGCCATCCAAGTAGAAGCCGAATGGCGCGGGAggtggaggaagaggaggaggagggggGCATTGAGAGTGAGAAAGGGAGGGCGATgaaagtgtttgatgaaatgcctgAGAGAGTAACACGTTATTTGCTATTCGCTTTAACTGGGAAGCTTTTAGACGCAAAGCCATATTGCGGCTGAGTTGTTCAAGAGTCCTTTTTAACTTTTGAGTCCCCTTAGCTCTTAACCCACTTGTGCTTTACAAGTTGCATTAGTAAAATCTATGATTAACCTAACTATAAGGGTAGTGCTACGGTGCTGatagtaatttttttcaatacatGATGAAATGAAGTGGCAAGAAAGAACGGTGGACGTGTGGTTCACCTGTAGCTACAATTGGGGACAACAGCTGATACACAACAGATGGGTcataatcatctgtcagttgaaaaaaaaatagttggtGAGGTTTTcagatgataataataataataataataatcttacatatatatataaaagacaactacgaatttatttataaaccctaaatacaaattttattttaataatacattaaaaattaaaatacattaaaaaattttaatatatgaattaaaagaaaaatttagttataacaaattttttattttaatttatattaatttattatgtatgtattcaatttattatatatatattgtacaTAATAAATCGAAATTCGATTTATATGTAAATACCTAAAAATTGAGTTTACctgattcgatttatatagatCTATTTAGGACATATATAAAACTAATTTCTATTTAAGACATCCGTATAATTTTAGTCTCCAATCAATTTATTAACATAAATTATCGTTATTTTTAAatccaatatatatattttagttttattttctcataaatttactatttcttttttaacttttaatgaTTCATTAATTACTTTGTATTTACTGCggtcttcaaattttttataaaaaataaaaaatcaaaatcatcaaattacaaaatactaacaataattattttttctttttaattcttgaatataattttactttacTTAAGATAgtatatttaatacaaaaaataaagcataccaaataataatattttaattcctgaatataaattaattctttattaacatgaaaaattaaaatctaaaaataaaaaatatcattattagCATGGACAATAACAATgcaatattcaaaattaaaatattatctggtatgctttatttttttgtattaaatatacTATCTTAAgtaaagtaaaattatattcaagaattaaaaaagaaaaataattattgttttaagtaaaataaaattatattcaagaattaaaaaggaaaagtaattaTTGTTAGTATTTTgtaatttgatgattttgattttttattttttataaaaaatttgaagactGCATTAAATACAAAGTAATTAAtgaatcattaaaaattaaaaagaataataaatttatgagaaaataaaactaatatatatatatatattggatttaaaaataatgataatttaTGTTAATAAATTGATTGGAGACTAAAATTACACCGATGTCTTAAATAGAAATTAGTTTCATATATCTTCTAAATAGatctatataaatcgaatcagACAAACTCAATTTTTAGGTATTTACATATAAATCAAATTTCGATTTATTAtgtacaaaatatatatagtaaattgaatacatacataataaattagtataaattaaaataaaaaatttgttataactaaatttttttttaattcatatattaaaattttttaatgtattttaatttttaatgtatttattaaaataaaatttgtatttagggtttataaatgattattattattattgttatatttatCATTACTTATTCTTCTTGTGAACTTTATATTCATGGCCCAATTTGAGTGTTATGTTCAAAAGAGCATTTCTTGATTCAGTATGGCCATACCCAAAAAAAACACAAGAGATTATCTCCTTTAaccattaattaatttttgaatgatGCATTAATTTATCCTGCAAACCTCACCAACTCTTTTTTTCCAACTGATGGATGATTGTGACCCATCTATTGTGCATCAGCTGTTGTCCACAATTGTGGCTACAGCTGAACCACGCGTCCACCATTACTTCTTGCCACTTCATTTTATCATGTATTGAATAAAATTACTATCAGCACCATAGCACTACCCTTACATTGCTGCATAAATATGTAGTctattctaaatttctaatcTTAGTGGTCAggcttcaatttttatttttttctatgatGCACGAACACTGACACAGATACGGGACACGACACGATACGGGACACGCCGACacgtgaattttaaaatcttacatgACACGGGGAGacgcatacatataaaatataaagtattttttagataaaaatattttaatattttattgatattaaaatataaattaattttttaaattatttttgatatcttattttaattatattaagtatttaaaatatttttattttaataaataataatatatactatatctaaatttattttaagaatatatattaagaatatgACCGGACACGCTAACATGTGAtagtatttaggtgtgtccaagTGTGTCCGGagaagaatttttattttttattgagacACGGTTTGAACACAACAGACACGAGTGTCGGACGAGTGTCGTGTACGAAATGTGTCTGACACGCGATAACTCAGTAAAGTATCCGTGCttcatagattttttttaacagTGATCATGCTAAATCTGACTGTTTCACTCATCTAATATACCAaattttgttgtaaaataatGAGAGAAGAAAAgtagatataaaattatagacaAACGGAGAATTCTATTATTGATATTCTTTTATAtgtgtatttaattatatttaagattttataatatacttttaataaaaatatggtTATATAACATTTGTAATATCACTCAGAACAAGACATATTAACGCTTTCATTTGATAGAGTtttgtgtttgctagtaatgaCTATTTATAAGACTTTTATGGTTGTGTATATTGAAAATTTAAGCATGGTTTGGTGATGACTCGAGCATGATTTCCAATAACTGAAAGTTTCAGTCACCagcaattttaatcaaatttagtcATTATTCAGCCAGTACGTATTATTTCTTCTTAAATATATCAAGAGAATATGATAAAGTTTTAcctctattatttatttattttttcaaatgttAGTTGTTTACTTGTCCAAAATCTAAAAAAGTGCTGCTCCTAACACTACTGTTCCAATAATCAGTGAATCTAGTTATTTATAACACTTTGTGAATGTCTGTTAGggatatattttttcaaaattttacaagaaaaaaatcttattaagtaaaaaaattatacaatccATTTCTCAAAtacatgattttgaaaatttttaaattttcatgcctcgataatacaaaaaaaattatacagccatttaattatctattttcatgtaagtaaatttttttcataaaataattaatttttaaattcatcatatttttttgttttccttcttATCCTTTCTTTTGGGCCCTTGGACCTCTACATTTACTAAAAAATGATATATCTTACAGACTTAAAATATTAGgcccaaattaaaatattcaaaaggtAGTATAATGGTTAGtttattaatctttttaaataaatataaaatttaaacctCATGCAATAATTATTGTCTTGACAGACCGAAAAATATTAtgggaataaaaaatataaaaaaaatccaaaaatcctTTATCCTCACTCTAACCGAAGACTAGAACTGGAGTCTGGAACTGAGCAGCATCTCTGCAGAAACATAAACACAAACACGTTGTGTGCAGCCAAAAATCAAAACGCAAATGAGTGTTTGCAACTGCAAAACCCTTCTTCTGTgttcctctctctcttccttcaAATCCCAACGCAccactctttctctctcttcttccctcaCCCGAAGATGCTTCGCTTCACTCCAAACCGCTCCTTCCATTGCAGACGACACTGTCAAACAACTCCTAACCAACCACGATGGTGTCTCCAGGCTCATGAAGATGGAGCGCAAGCCACTCCTCTTCCAAACCCAACGCGACCCTCGCTGGTTCCCTTACCTCGACAGGTACCTACCAATGCAACTAATAACAAGAGTTTGTATTCAATTTGTTAGTTACAGTTAGTTATGCTGTAGTTTTCATACTCTGCAATAAAGGATATAAGTAGTTAGTTAGAATCTGTTACGTGAACGAATAACAAGTTGTTTGGTGGATTAGTTACGAGTTATAAACAGATTTACCATTGATGCTATGCTGCCAGGAGTTGCTTTGATTTGTTGTGCTTTCTATatatgaagaatgaagaagttACAAGATACAATACCGTTTTagtataacataaaaaaacactgaaataattaacatataatAGAATGTACTCATATGGTTGATTAATATAGAATTTTTGCTTATCGAGTTATTAAGATTCCGAAGAATTAGTGGACAATAATAATAGAATTAGAAGCATCCGGCATCAAACATATTGGTGACTAGTTTGAAGTATTTGTGCAGCCTAGTTCTCTAGGATGGTTATGGAGTAGGAAGTTTCATTTACTTCCATTTGGCGAGTAATGCTTTGAGTCTGTTAACAGGTTCAGCTGTGAAAATGGTTATGTGATAAGCAGTGGTGAGATCATTGATGCTGTTAGTCCGGTGATGTCGgaagagaggagggagaggttCAAGAATGTGGTTCAGAACAGGAGCTACTCAGTTTGTTTGGTGGTGGAAGGGCTCTGCGACTTTGGGAATGTTTCCGCTGCATTTCGATCTGCGGATGCACTTGGGGTGCAGTCTGTTCATGTGGTGTCTTGTGATGCCAACAAAAGGTGTTTGAGACTTATAAGAATGTGTTGAGgtgaaaaggaagaaaatgagCTTGGTTTTTGTTTCTTGAATTTCACTATCATGCCTTGTTTTGAATTCATGCTGGTTTGAATTTTTTCATGATGGTTTTGttatccaaaagaaaaaaaaaaaaagaaaagagctcagATCATTCAGTCCcttttacttgattttagtTATTGAGACTGTTGATATGAAATGAACTTGAACTTGTTTTTGTTATTTCATATAGTGGCATTGCCCTACTTTTGTTATTTGTGCAGTGACAGGTATacgaaaaggagaaaaaaaatttcactgGTTTCAGCCAGTTCTACATTGAACTTACAAAACAGTTTGAGATAAAGACAGACCATGAATCATTATAGATGAAGTCTCAATTTGAAATATCTTGCCTGCTTAAGCCTTTACACCTGTTTCAGGTATAGAGATAATCGTCATGTGAGCATGGGTGCAGAAAAGTGGTTGGACATTGAATTGTGGGACTCTACGACGGAGTGCTTTAAGATGTTAAAATCACGTGGTTATCGAATCGCCACAACCCATTTAGGAATGGATACGGTATTGCTCtactcttccttttctgttatAGTGCTATTTCATACTAGAGAAAGTGTGTACAACCAGTACTTGCATATTTGTTTCACTTGCATTTTGTAAGTGCTATTTTTCGGGGGACTTTACACTATCATTTGGGTCTTATTACTTTACATTCTGAACCAAAATTGTTCAGGATCTTCAGATGATTCACTGACATTTCTTGCTATATATAGGTTTCTATATATGACATGGACTGGTCTTGCCCAACTGCAATTGTAGTTGGGAATGAGAATAGGTAAtttccttcctttttttctcttgttttttTAACTGACAGATGCCTTGTTAATGGAGTTGTTTGTGTTCAATTTGATGCTCAGCGCTTATATAGATATGCCATTGAACAAAAAAACTCCATAGTATTCTCTGAATGATGGAAAATCAACAAAAGATGCAACCATGAGTTTAATGTAGCTGTCATTTGTTCTAGATTACTAACTGAGTAATTAGGGAATCTCTGCTAATGTTCACACTGATTTTAAGTGTTAAAATAGTTGTTTTCTTCCTTGTGGCCACATTTTGTGCATACTCAACATTAGCTATGTTCTTATCATTATAGGGGCATTAGCGAGGAGGCTTTGGAGTTGTCAGATTTGCATTGCAGTATTCCGATGAACGGAATGGTAGACTCTTTTAATGTTTCGGTTGCTGCCGGAATCCTCATGCACCATGCCGTGTGTGATAGAATATCACGAATGGTATGATTTTAGTTATGTACTTTGTGTCTTATGTGGCACAAAACAATGAACTAATTGATCTGACATGTGTTATCTTTCTTTCTACCTAGATATTTAGTAAACCATTATGATTGATCTTATATCCTTTCCTCCCTTTATCTATAGAACAAAGATCAGCAATAATTTTACCAATTGAATTGGAAACTGTTGTATACGGGAAAAAAAAGAGATGGAAACTGTTGTTTGGTGTTCTGCTCTTCAATTTTGATAACTAAACTTGCAATCTTAGATAATTTGGTTCAAATTTATCATAGAATTGTTACTCACATGACAGTAACTGAAGGATGGTTTTGGTAAATCATCTGTGATTGTGCATCATTAAGATTTGTTATGGTTTGCCAGATCACAGTTGAGTACGTGTAGCACAAATCTAAATCCTTCATGATACTCGCAGGGCCATCATGGTGATCTGacagaagaagaaagacaaaTTCTACTTGCAGAGTTTTCACTGCGCCATAGCAACAGTGCAATAAGCATCGTTCAAGATTATGCAAAGCGCAAGGTGGCAACATCGACCTAAAAGAAAAGGCAAAATTCTTCTGATTTTCATGTTTTCCCACCGAGACAGGCACATCCATGAAGCTAAACTGGTCCTTCCTGAATATGACTGATTCCCACAAACTAGAGTAACAACAGCAAGAAATTGCATTAGCTGATGAAGCATGATGCACAAGGCTGATTGAATAACATTTTAACAACATGGATCGTCATCAAGGCTTCTGTCTGTACTATAAAATCTGTGCTCAATGATGTGCTTAGGAATGAAATTATTGAATGAAACGTGCAAATGCAACTAATTGTAATATCTTCAGTTTTGGAGCATTATTACCGAGTCTAAAATACAAACTTTGACAGTTAATTCATTTCCTCAACTAAATTGTTATCTTTTGTAAGAAAAATCATCCAATTAGTCCACGATTACAGCATTTACTCGTTGAGTGTTTGGTAAATATTGTAATAAGAATCTTTTTAACTTATCTGAAGTTATATCTAAACTGTAATGCTTTAAAATATGGAATATATATGTTTTTAGGATTTAACTAATATCCTAAAGAAACTAGTTAAAGTGTGGAATGTAAAAATTTTGTAGTGGAaggttaaaattttcaaaatgtttattgtagaaatattaaaagttagaTAAACATTCTAAAATAGATAATCTTAATTAGTGTTTGAGAAGTGATAGAAAGAGAAGCAATCAGATAAGAAAACTTTGATGATTACTAAATACTTTAATCTCTTTAAGATAATGAAATAGCTTAATTTATTCCATTAGTGAAAGGTAgggaaaaaaatattcatgagagTAAAAAAGATGGAATTCTGACCCGTTTAACTGAGTCGGGTTTAACCCGAAATCTACTACACACATAACACACCACAAGTACACATGAtgatacatacatacatacatacatacatgttACGagatatacatacatacatcatcaTCACCTTAGCTTCCCTGAGACAGACACTCACCACCTTAAAGCGTTAGTCTTTGGGGGAAAAGAAAATGGCAGCCAGCACTACTTTCTCTCTCTGttttgctgctgctgctgctgcttcttcttcttcttgttgtaaTCATAATTCTAATCCTTTAACGCCATTGAATCAGAGGCCGAGGCCTTTGGGAATAGCGAATCGCTTCGTTTCGTCTTCCGTGGCTGCGCCTTTGTCTTCTGTGTGCTTCGGTGCTTCTGCTTCTGTATTCAGCTCCAAAGCTAGGATTTTCACGGCGTTAGCAGCGGTCGTCGATGAAGAGACGGCGGTTGCGGAACGGGAGCGTGGTTTGGCGGAAAATGATGGTTCCGACGAGGAAGAGCAGTGGAAGATGCCGAGAGCGACGGAGGTTTACGTCTGCAACCTTCCAAGGAGCTGTGACACCGAACAGCTACGTCAGATGTTCGAGCCTCACGGAACTATTCTATCCGCTGAGGTACCTTCATTGCTCAATTATTATTCATgtattgtttaattttcttgttcaacATTCTTTAATCTTAATTGAACTTTACTGTGCTGTCATGGAAGCGAAACCCTTTGATAATTGTTTCTCTGATTTATGCACAAGCTTTCTCACTATCAAGTTAACTAGTAAAATATCTGGAAATGTTGTCCTGAAAGCCCAAAACTTTATTTACTATATATTTGTGTGTGTGTTTGAAGAATTTCATAGCTTCTTCACTTTACTTGTTTCCAATCCATCATGAAATTAGCTACGTCCCTGTATGCAAATTGTATGTAAAGCGTTGATTATGCTGCACAGAGCCACAGATATAAATACGAGTATTGGATACCATAAAATATGATACGTGAATGAGTATAAAGCAATGTAGATTAAGTATAAGGTCACTTTCTCATATATAAAGCTATTGTTTAAACTTCTACAAAACATTTATAAGCAGCAGTATTTGATATCTATATGTGAGCAAAATTGAAGTATTTGTGCATAATAGGTTTTTATCATTCATTGTATGTCCAAAAGTGGCACTATGCCTTGTTCTCTTAGTTAATCAGTCTGCTGCAGGTTTGCCGGAATGCGGATACTGGTGAGAGTAGAGGATGTGCTTATGTGACATTGTCATCTGTTGCCTCAGCAAGAAATGCAGTCACTGCCTTGGATGGATCGGTTAGTTTGAAACTGCCTTCCACAGTCtatttcattttcatcattGTGCCATGCCTATAACATCTGAAGTCTTGTTTCTCATTCATTTTGGGCTACTCAAGGATGTTGGTGGACGGGAGATGCGGGTTAGATTCTCAGTTGAGATGAATCCCCAGAGGAGGAACCTTGAGACTGCG from Arachis duranensis cultivar V14167 chromosome 4, aradu.V14167.gnm2.J7QH, whole genome shotgun sequence encodes:
- the LOC107486382 gene encoding pentatricopeptide repeat-containing protein At1g80880, mitochondrial → MALRLKASQLKRIANNVLLSQAFHQTLSSPSLSHSQCPPPPPLPPPPAPFGFYLDGPQHPPPPQFLELLKKVATFSSQAEAATHLDHSGFEASKDLICCAIWALREQWKPALVAFNWGGKFHCFDEKVCNLMIWVLGTHSKFSPAWCIIRDMQRSSLSTRLAMLIMIDRYAAANNSGKAIQTFNFMEKFRLTPDQEAFHSLLNALCRHGNVEEAEEFMLVNKKLFPLETESFNIILNGWCNITCDVFEAKRVWREMSNYCITPDGVSYSHMISCFSKTGNLFDSLRLYDQMKKRGWIPGIMVYNSLVYVLTRENCLKEAVKFVDRLKEEGLQPNSATFNSMIQPLCEAGKLAEARIILNEMVKEKVSPTIETYHAFFEGTDYQGTLEFLSRMKGSGLSPNEDSFLLILAKFFKLKQPVNALKIWMEMVVYGVVPNCMHYRTMVEGLVKCRWFIKARDFYEEMISKGCLQDPKLNKLFENEALDLGDKPKNTKTTRVNSDKSGGILRAIR
- the LOC107486682 gene encoding 30S ribosomal protein 2, chloroplastic is translated as MAASTTFSLCFAAAAAASSSSCCNHNSNPLTPLNQRPRPLGIANRFVSSSVAAPLSSVCFGASASVFSSKARIFTALAAVVDEETAVAERERGLAENDGSDEEEQWKMPRATEVYVCNLPRSCDTEQLRQMFEPHGTILSAEVCRNADTGESRGCAYVTLSSVASARNAVTALDGSDVGGREMRVRFSVEMNPQRRNLETANASPKRVVYYEAPHKLYVGNLARAVRPEELRHLFSKFGNVASVRLLKDQKQGRTRVYAFLSFLSEKERDAALTLNGAELCGRTLVVRVGIDKGEA
- the LOC127739562 gene encoding uncharacterized protein LOC127739562 produces the protein MSVCNCKTLLLCSSLSSFKSQRTTLSLSSSLTRRCFASLQTAPSIADDTVKQLLTNHDGVSRLMKMERKPLLFQTQRDPRWFPYLDRFSCENGYVISSGEIIDAVSPVMSEERRERFKNVVQNRSYSVCLVVEGLCDFGNVSAAFRSADALGVQSVHVVSCDANKRYRDNRHVSMGAEKWLDIELWDSTTECFKMLKSRGYRIATTHLGMDTVSIYDMDWSCPTAIVVGNENRGISEEALELSDLHCSIPMNGMVDSFNVSVAAGILMHHAVCDRISRMGHHGDLTEEERQILLAEFSLRHSNSAISIVQDYAKRKVATST